DNA from Lagenorhynchus albirostris chromosome 15, mLagAlb1.1, whole genome shotgun sequence:
TGTCTTAGAAGGGCGGGGGGGAGGAGGTGACGAGTCTGTGTTCCCTGACCCTTGGGCCCCAGCGACCCCGCACCCCTGCAGACACCCCAAGATGATGGGCTGTGAGGAGCCAGAGCTGGAGTCGGTGGAAGGGGGAGAGGCCGTGGCTGACCCAGGGCCACTCCCAGAACCCCGAGCCCCCGTGCCCGGAGCCCCCGTGCCGGAGCCCGGCCTGGACCTGAGCCTAAGTCTGAGCCCTCTGTCCGAGAGCCCCGGGCGCGGGCGGTCCAACTGCAGCCCGGGACGGCGGAAGGGGCGGGCAGACCGGCGGGGCGGGGCCCGCAAGGGGCGGCAGGTGAGCTGGGGGAAGGCCTGGCCGCCAGCCCGCCGACGACCCCGCGCCTACTTCTTCACCGCCCCGCTCTCTGCTTCCAGGTCCGCTTCCGCCTGGCGCCGCCCTCCCCGGTACGGTCCGAGCCGCCGCCGGCCGCCACCGCACCGAGCGAGAAGCTCGCGGCGCCGCAGGACCTGGGGACGCCCGCGCAGCAGAGCAGCCTGGCCCTGAGCTTCGAGCTGCAGGCCGCGCGGGCCGCAGCCGGGGGCCAGTTCGATGCCGCGAAGGCCGTGGAAGAACAGCTGAGAAAGTCGTTCCAGACCCGCTGCAGCCTGGAAGAGAGCGTGGCCGAGGGTGAGGGGGGCAGGCGGCCGGCCGGGCGCGGGAGCGGGGGTGCGAGGCGCCGCTCACTTCCGCTCCTGCGGTCTCAGGGCTGAACGTGCCGCGCTCCAAGCGGCTCTTCCGAGACCTGGTGAGCCTGCAGGTGCCCGAGGAACAGGTTCTGAACGCCGCGCTGAGGGAGAAACTGGCGCtcctgccgccgcaggcccgagCCCCGCCTCCAAAGGTGAGGGACCTGGGCTTGAGTCTCCCCTACCCcgtcccccctcctccccaactGCCAGGGGTTCTGTCCCCTCCCCGAGGGTAACCTTGCTTTTTGCTCCAACTCCAACAGGAGCCATCTGGGCCAGGGCCAGACATGACCATTTTGTGTGATCCAGAAACATTATTTTATGAGTCTCCACACCTGACCCTGGAAGGTCTGCCCCCTCTCCGGCTTCAACTCCGGCCCCGCCCTTCAGAGGATACCTTCCTTATGCATCGGACACTGAGGCGATGGGAAGCGTAGACTTGGGAGGCTCCCTGGATTGCTAGttcatatctttttgtttttaaactatgaGAATAAAGTGGTTTTGCTAACAAATGGGACTCTTCTTGGGAGCCTTGAGATGGGGTCAAGCCTCAGGTTGGAAGCTGCCAGAAAGTCAAGGTTTTGGCCCTCCTTTAAAGGAACTTGGTAGTGATGAGAAATAGAGCAGGCAGGTGGTCTGGTCCTAAAAGTGTCTTTTTCTAGTTCCACTTCGACTCCACGGTTAACTTCCAAAGTTAGCTTTGTGCCCAAAGCTTACGTAAAAAAGTTTTGTCAGTGTTTCTTTGGGGGAGGATAGATTCTTCAGGTTTCACATCAAAGTTCACATACCCCTTTTTCCTGGCCTAGGGTTCTGTACACTTGGGTGTGGGTCTCGTTAGCATTCAACAGCCTTCCCAACCATTGAAAAACCTGCCCTCTTCCTTAAGACTATAGTTTGGGCAGAGAGGAAGCACAGGTTCTACCAGGAGGCACCgtgtcccccccccaccccccgcccccaactaGAATGTGCTAGACGGGTGTGTGGGCCACTGCCCTAAACATCAAGTTTATTGTGCTGTTCTCACATTCCAAACCCAACCCCCTCTCCCAGTGAGGGACAGCAGAGGGAAGGATTTTCACAGTACCTGCATGCCTCCCCAGCAACGTCCCCCTTTTAACCCTCAGTCCATCTATCCGTGGTCCACTGAAACGCAGCTAGGGACAAGGGCCGAGGAGAAATGGGAACCTCTCCTTGGGAGAACAGGAGGAAGAGGCTAGAGAACTTGATACCCCCCAGCTCCCATGCCCTCGGAGAACAGAGGGCAGCAAACAGTCCATGCCATCCAGCCCAGTGGGCTAGGGGAGAGGAAGATGATGGTGACTCCAGCACAGCTGGGCTTGCTGCTTAGGTGCCAGAGGTGTAGGGAAGAGGCTGGGGCAGCAACACaggaaaagctttctctgcagaTCCAGGAGAGGAAACTATTTTtggaggcagaaagaaaagacctTGGGATACTTTCCTCTCCCCCCCCAGGTCCTCTGGAGCAGCGGGCAGCTTCACACTTTCTGTTCAGGGGGCCACTTAGTGGCTGGGGGAATGGGCCTTGTGGAACAGGTACACAGGACGCTGGAAGCCTGAGGGAAGAGTGTGCAATCAGGAGGGGTTTTGGCAGGACCTTAAGACTCCACAGGGTCTGCACCCTGCACCAGGACtggcctcccttcctcccccaacAAAATAAGCCAGCCTTACCTCTGGAGGTGTTGTGGGGTGTGGCCACAAGCTCATAGCTGGAGAAGCCCACCTCTGGGGATGTCAGGTAGGAACTGAACTGCTCTGGCTTCAGCTGAATTCGATAGTAGTTCTTGTAGATTGCTTCCTAGGGAGGACGACAAGGGATCACTTTAGCTCGTTGCCTTCTCTGCTGGTGGAGGATGATGCCCACCCAGGGGGCCTTTTCACCTTGTTCAGAAAGTCCTCTTTCTGCTTCTTTGAGGCCTTCCTTGCCTCAACTAAAGGAAGGATAGGCCCAACTTCCAGAAACCCCAACTCACCGTGAGAGTCTTTCTCCTGCCGTAGGATGACCAAGGCTGGGGCTCCAGGACCAGGATGCCCCCAGGATGTAGGTGCCGGTAGATTCGACGAAACATGCGCTTCAGCCCCTCGTCTCCCCAGTTGAGATGCACCCACTTGGTGAGGCTGAGGCAGAGCACCACATCATACTCAGGTTTTTGGGCCTCCACCAGCTCATCTCGATCCAGCACATAGTTACCCTGAGAGCAAGAATTGGGGATGAGGTCAACAGAGGCATAAAAGAACCACTGCCCCCTCACAACCCACTCTGCAGCCTCACTTTAGTCCTTGGCCACAATCTGCTTTGACACTTCTCAAAATAACTCCCAAATGGTACCCTGTTTGAGtctcattttcttgctttctattGGTGGTAAGCCAATCAAACATAAAAAGGGAGCTtgggtaactttatttttttgcggtacacgggcctctcactgttgtggcctctcccgttgcggagcacaggctccggacgcgcaggctcagcggccatggctcacgggctcagccgctccgtggcatgtgggatcttcctggactggggcacaaacccgtgtcccctgcatcggcaggcggactctcaaccactgcgccaccagggaagcccggtaactTTAAATTGAGCAAATTATCCACGAGATCACCAAAGCTGGGGTCAAATTGCAGAAAAAGAATGGTGGGGTTCTCCCAAGACCCTGTCCACTACTTATTCCCACCCCACAGTCATTAAGCTGAGAGATTCAACGTTATGCAAAGGGCCCCAACCCAGGTTTGAAAGGGAGACCTGTGGGTTCCTTCCCTGTAGTTGGGACTGGCAAAGTTTCAGGCCTATTCTTTttctcccagagaaatgaagaaccCCATCCCGCAGGAAACCTTTTCTAGATGATAAGCTCATTACCACCCTCTGCAAAGTCCATTCTTCTAGGTTGTAACCCAACACACTGCCAACTATTCCTGTAGCTGGCCTAACTGGAGCATTTTACGGGAATCCACCTGCAGTCAGGGGACAGACACTGAAGACATGGTactctctcctgcttccccaaGGTACTCTTTCTGACACTTCCCCATCCCACCATCTTGGGTCAGTGTGGAGATGACCTTAGGCCAAGCCGCTTAGGTTCCTGGCCACTGACAATCAATTCTGCATCTAATGCAAACAAGGTCCCCATCAAAGGACAGAAACTAATTAGTCAGCCACTACCCTAatcctctcccccatcccaagACATTGCATGTCTGAAACCCACCCCTGCATGCACCTTCAGTAGGTTGGAGGACAAGTTTTCATCTGGACCACATCCTCTAACGGGGAAGGTGGACAAGTCTGGATTACAGTACTGGCCAAGAGCAGGGCAAGAGGAGTCTGCCCCAATTCTGGGGCTTGCAGTCATGAGAAAGGACTCCAAGTAGAGCCACCGCCACCGCCCCCCCGACCCAGGTTATAGGGGGGGAGACACACCCAGTGGAATCAATCGCAGATTCAGACCCTTCTCTGGAGGATTTGGTTTTCCTAGGGAGGGGTGCATGCACAGACACCCTCTGGGTTATAACCTTTCCCTGCCATGTTCCCATTTAACCTCATCTTCACTCCTGGTCCCTATCCCAAGAGCCTGTGAACCCTCTTACCGTGACGAAGACAACATTGTTGGGGAAGACGGATGTGTCTGCTCCATCCAAGGGCACTTGGGGTGCAGCAATGGGACCCCGGCTGGCCGTCAGTGAGGCCGGGAAGTAGCTTCTCTTTCGGACGGTTGTGGTCCCTTCCTCACTCTCTGCTCCTGGGGCCCCGTCAGAAGTCTGGGGTGGCAGACGCAGCTCTTCGGACAGGTAGTGTCGGATGTTTTGGCGGGCCGAATGGATGAGCTGGGCATCAATATCCAGGCCCACCATGCGGGACGGGCCCCACTTACAGGCAATGCTCAGGGTCAAATGGCCCACATTGCAGCCCAGATCTAGGACGTCCCGACCCCGAAACCACTCAGGCTTCAATACCCGAAGGCGCCCGTCCTCACAGGAAGGATTGCGGTACCCATAGTACTTGCAAAAATTCCCATACTGGAACTTGCACTGTTGCTTTTTGAAGCCCGCAGCAGGTAGTGGGTGGAGGTGGTGGcggcctcccccactccctcgGCCCTTTTCCTTGGGACCCTGGCCTCCACC
Protein-coding regions in this window:
- the PPP1R35 gene encoding protein phosphatase 1 regulatory subunit 35; the encoded protein is MMGCEEPELESVEGGEAVADPGPLPEPRAPVPGAPVPEPGLDLSLSLSPLSESPGRGRSNCSPGRRKGRADRRGGARKGRQVRFRLAPPSPVRSEPPPAATAPSEKLAAPQDLGTPAQQSSLALSFELQAARAAAGGQFDAAKAVEEQLRKSFQTRCSLEESVAEGLNVPRSKRLFRDLVSLQVPEEQVLNAALREKLALLPPQARAPPPKEPSGPGPDMTILCDPETLFYESPHLTLEGLPPLRLQLRPRPSEDTFLMHRTLRRWEA